One region of Haloprofundus salilacus genomic DNA includes:
- a CDS encoding 30S ribosomal protein S27e: MAGSFYRVVCPDCENEQIVFDRAATPVNCVVCGSTLAHPAGGKAVFEGEVTETVEAR, translated from the coding sequence ATGGCTGGAAGTTTCTACCGCGTCGTCTGCCCGGACTGCGAGAACGAACAGATCGTCTTCGACCGCGCCGCGACGCCCGTCAACTGCGTCGTCTGCGGCAGCACGCTCGCGCACCCGGCGGGCGGCAAAGCGGTCTTCGAAGGCGAAGTGACCGAAACCGTCGAGGCGCGGTAA
- a CDS encoding proteasome assembly chaperone family protein: MDDIDIEAVADPELDDPVLIEGLPGVGHVGKLAAEHLRDEFDGELVRRVYTSDFPPQVSVDDEGVADLTCAELHAVTVDGTDLLLLTGDHQAQSNAGHYRLTDAFLDVAEEFGVSRAFALGGVPTGELVEEYTVLGAVSDADGKEELEDAGVEFRPDEPAGGIVGVSGLILGLGKRRGLDAACLMGETSGYLVDPKSARAVIEVLQHVLEFEVDFASLEERAEEMEEVVGKIQEMQQQQSLPTDDDLRYIG, from the coding sequence ATGGACGACATCGACATCGAGGCCGTCGCCGACCCCGAGCTCGACGACCCGGTACTCATCGAAGGGCTGCCGGGCGTCGGCCACGTCGGAAAACTCGCCGCCGAACACCTCCGCGACGAGTTCGACGGCGAACTCGTGCGCCGCGTCTACACCTCCGACTTCCCGCCGCAGGTGAGCGTCGACGACGAGGGCGTCGCCGACCTGACGTGCGCGGAACTGCACGCCGTCACCGTCGACGGGACGGACCTCCTGCTTCTGACTGGCGACCACCAGGCGCAGAGCAACGCCGGCCACTACCGACTTACCGACGCGTTTCTCGACGTCGCCGAAGAATTCGGCGTTTCCCGCGCGTTCGCGCTCGGCGGCGTGCCGACCGGCGAACTCGTCGAGGAGTACACCGTCCTCGGCGCGGTAAGCGACGCCGACGGGAAGGAGGAACTCGAAGACGCGGGCGTCGAGTTCCGCCCCGACGAACCAGCAGGCGGCATCGTCGGCGTCTCCGGGCTCATCCTCGGTCTCGGCAAGCGCCGCGGTCTCGACGCCGCCTGTTTGATGGGCGAGACGAGCGGCTACCTCGTCGACCCCAAGAGCGCGCGCGCGGTCATCGAAGTGCTCCAGCACGTCCTCGAGTTTGAGGTTGATTTCGCCTCGCTAGAGGAGCGCGCCGAGGAGATGGAGGAAGTCGTCGGCAAAATTCAGGAGATGCAGCAGCAACAGAGCCTGCCCACCGACGACGACCTGCGCTACATCGGCTGA
- a CDS encoding FAD-dependent monooxygenase, whose translation MAERRILARISSAIADVTRDGGTMPASMTANVTPETEMRRLTPDVVVVGAGPAGCVLSYMLARSGVETLLLERNATLDREFRGFGFQPYVARAFDQLGLLDDVLDLPHERVQKAYASVYGRRYELLDFTDVSPRENFLLLMDQPALLELLVERAGEFEKFSFRSATAVTDVREEDGRVVGVDARDREANAELEIESRLVVGADGRYSTVREAAGIDAGLFDSELEIVWFKLEDAAIDVTTQLRVGEAGVLVYAPLSDSVAQCGWPIPKGSYGDLRARGIEAFRRQLVSVDPDLEGTVETQLTEFGDCSLLRVEPGLCDQWVDDGLLLLGDAAHVASPFGGQGNSLAVQDAVVAHGTIVAALSKTYRSDGVLPVDRLRRFEQRRYPAVERVVRMQRRIERLVTGLLLYGYRVPEPIRIPALRAAFGALSTVGTSSLGRRQRRLLAFGPDPPRVDSTLFVSDEQSMTTS comes from the coding sequence TTGGCTGAGCGCCGTATCCTCGCCCGAATCAGTTCGGCCATCGCGGATGTGACGCGCGACGGCGGAACGATGCCTGCGAGTATGACCGCGAACGTGACTCCCGAAACTGAGATGCGGCGACTGACCCCCGACGTGGTCGTCGTCGGTGCCGGTCCCGCCGGATGCGTCCTGAGTTACATGCTCGCCCGCAGCGGCGTCGAGACGCTGCTGCTCGAACGCAACGCGACGCTCGACCGGGAGTTTCGCGGGTTCGGTTTCCAGCCGTACGTCGCCCGAGCGTTCGACCAACTCGGCCTCCTCGACGACGTGCTCGACCTACCGCACGAGCGCGTGCAGAAGGCGTACGCCTCGGTGTACGGTCGGCGCTACGAACTGCTAGACTTCACGGACGTCTCGCCGCGGGAGAACTTCCTCCTGCTGATGGACCAGCCGGCGCTTCTGGAACTGCTCGTCGAGCGGGCCGGCGAGTTCGAGAAGTTCTCGTTTCGGTCCGCGACGGCGGTGACCGACGTTCGAGAGGAGGACGGGCGAGTCGTCGGCGTCGACGCACGCGACCGGGAGGCGAACGCCGAACTCGAAATCGAGAGTCGCCTCGTCGTCGGCGCGGACGGCCGTTACTCGACGGTTCGAGAGGCCGCCGGAATCGACGCAGGGCTGTTCGACTCGGAGTTAGAGATCGTCTGGTTCAAGCTCGAAGACGCCGCCATCGACGTGACGACGCAACTGCGCGTCGGCGAAGCCGGCGTGCTGGTCTACGCGCCGCTCAGCGACTCCGTCGCGCAGTGCGGGTGGCCCATCCCGAAGGGAAGCTACGGCGACCTCAGGGCGCGAGGAATCGAGGCGTTCCGCCGGCAACTCGTCTCCGTCGACCCCGACCTCGAAGGAACAGTCGAGACGCAACTCACAGAGTTCGGTGACTGTTCCCTGCTCCGCGTCGAACCGGGACTCTGCGACCAGTGGGTCGACGACGGCCTGCTCCTCCTCGGCGACGCCGCGCACGTCGCCTCGCCGTTCGGCGGGCAGGGGAACAGCCTCGCCGTCCAGGACGCCGTCGTCGCCCACGGGACCATCGTGGCGGCGCTCTCGAAGACGTACCGAAGCGACGGCGTGCTCCCCGTCGATCGACTCCGGCGGTTCGAGCAGCGTCGGTACCCGGCCGTCGAGCGAGTGGTTCGGATGCAGCGCCGGATCGAACGACTCGTCACCGGACTGCTGCTGTACGGCTACCGCGTTCCCGAACCGATTCGGATTCCGGCGTTGCGCGCGGCGTTCGGCGCTCTCTCGACGGTCGGAACGTCGTCGCTCGGTCGTCGACAGCGGCGGCTACTCGCGTTCGGCCCGGACCCACCGCGGGTCGACAGTACGCTCTTCGTTTCCGACGAGCAATCGATGACGACAAGTTAA
- a CDS encoding TMEM165/GDT1 family protein, with translation MNWSEILIVAFVTQLAVLPGEKVQFIIAGLSTRYRPAVVVGAASAAFAGWTALEILFGSALQAALPGVALDAFTAVLFLAFAVLLFRSALGASDDDPTRTARSDGGTERVGGSVASLAPDLDTKLFGYDLSGRFGGFLPIFAMMVAGEFGDKTQLVTIGLAAQYGASSAIWAGEMLAIVPVSLANAYIFHKFAHAVDMRKAHFAGAALFLLFGLDVLLSVATGFSAWEALVAAVADAVIALV, from the coding sequence GTGAACTGGTCGGAGATTCTGATCGTCGCCTTCGTTACCCAACTCGCCGTCCTCCCCGGCGAGAAAGTGCAGTTCATCATTGCCGGCCTCTCGACGCGCTACCGACCGGCGGTGGTCGTCGGGGCCGCCAGCGCCGCCTTCGCCGGGTGGACCGCGCTGGAGATTCTGTTCGGGAGCGCGCTGCAAGCGGCGCTGCCGGGCGTCGCCCTCGACGCGTTCACCGCCGTCCTGTTTCTCGCCTTCGCCGTCCTTCTGTTCCGGTCGGCTCTGGGAGCGAGCGATGACGACCCGACGCGGACGGCGCGCAGCGACGGGGGAACCGAACGTGTGGGCGGCAGCGTCGCCTCACTCGCGCCGGACCTCGACACGAAACTGTTCGGCTACGACCTGAGCGGTCGGTTCGGCGGCTTCCTCCCCATCTTCGCGATGATGGTCGCCGGTGAGTTCGGCGACAAGACCCAACTCGTGACCATCGGTCTGGCCGCACAGTACGGCGCGAGCAGCGCTATCTGGGCCGGTGAGATGCTCGCAATCGTCCCCGTGAGCCTCGCGAACGCCTACATCTTCCACAAGTTCGCGCACGCGGTCGACATGCGGAAGGCGCACTTCGCCGGCGCGGCGCTGTTCCTGCTGTTCGGTCTCGACGTCCTTCTCTCGGTCGCCACCGGCTTCTCGGCGTGGGAAGCGCTCGTCGCCGCCGTCGCCGACGCCGTGATAGCGCTCGTCTGA
- a CDS encoding threonine synthase, with translation MQTSEAFSGLACVDCGTVYGADVSGRCPDCGGFLDAQYDYRDVVADGDWESFAGEASGMWAFEALLPFRAADAVTAAEGRTPLVDALRLADELGVERVAVKDEGRNPTGTFLDRGMSLTLTAADQHAETEDVEPLALATPGNAGQSAAAYAGRAGLRSYSFVPSRSAFSNKAMINVHGGEMRVVGGRYPQALDAVNEQLATEYYSLQEFTTPYRHEGAKTLAFELVAELDGQLPDAVVVPASTGELVVGLEKGFRELVEVGLADDVPPLYAVQPGNCAPVVAAFERGAETIEPWEVPDTICGELEVPTPAGGELALAALRETGGDAVAVSDDDILASAVAAAQHESIEVGVAGGAAPAGAWALAEEGRFDADDTVVLVNTESGLKTPDVLRSHLMGQGI, from the coding sequence ATGCAGACTAGCGAGGCGTTCTCCGGACTGGCGTGCGTCGACTGCGGGACAGTCTACGGCGCGGACGTTTCCGGCCGTTGTCCCGACTGCGGCGGATTCCTCGACGCACAGTACGATTACCGCGACGTCGTCGCCGACGGCGATTGGGAGTCGTTCGCGGGCGAGGCGTCCGGAATGTGGGCGTTCGAGGCGCTGTTACCCTTCCGAGCCGCCGACGCGGTGACCGCCGCCGAAGGGAGAACGCCGCTCGTCGACGCGCTGCGACTCGCCGACGAACTCGGCGTCGAACGCGTCGCCGTGAAAGACGAGGGTCGAAACCCGACCGGGACGTTTCTCGACCGGGGGATGAGCCTCACGCTGACGGCCGCTGATCAGCACGCCGAGACAGAGGATGTGGAACCGCTCGCGCTGGCGACGCCGGGCAACGCCGGGCAGTCGGCGGCGGCGTACGCCGGGCGTGCCGGACTCCGCTCGTACTCGTTCGTCCCGTCGCGGTCGGCGTTCTCGAACAAGGCGATGATAAACGTCCACGGCGGCGAGATGCGCGTCGTCGGCGGACGCTACCCGCAGGCGCTCGACGCCGTCAACGAGCAACTCGCGACGGAGTACTACTCGCTGCAGGAGTTCACAACGCCGTACCGCCACGAGGGCGCGAAGACGCTCGCCTTCGAGTTGGTCGCCGAGTTGGATGGCCAGTTGCCGGACGCCGTCGTCGTCCCCGCATCGACGGGCGAACTCGTCGTCGGGTTGGAGAAAGGGTTCCGCGAACTCGTCGAGGTCGGCCTCGCCGACGACGTACCGCCGCTGTACGCGGTGCAACCGGGGAACTGCGCGCCCGTCGTCGCCGCCTTCGAGCGCGGCGCGGAGACTATCGAACCGTGGGAGGTGCCGGACACCATCTGTGGCGAACTCGAAGTGCCGACCCCGGCAGGTGGCGAACTCGCGCTCGCGGCGCTCCGCGAAACCGGCGGCGACGCCGTCGCCGTCTCCGACGACGACATTCTGGCCTCGGCGGTCGCCGCCGCGCAGCACGAGTCAATAGAGGTCGGCGTGGCGGGTGGGGCGGCCCCGGCGGGTGCGTGGGCGCTCGCGGAGGAAGGAAGATTCGACGCCGACGACACTGTCGTCCTCGTCAACACGGAGTCGGGGCTGAAGACCCCTGACGTGCTCCGGAGCCACCTGATGGGACAGGGTATCTGA
- a CDS encoding 50S ribosomal protein L44e has translation MQMPRRFNTYCPHCNGHHEVEVEKVRSGRSTGMKKVQHRQRRRQTSHIGNAGKFSKVPGGDKPTKKTNLKYRCSNCGKAHMRKGWRAGRLEFQE, from the coding sequence ATGCAGATGCCACGCCGTTTCAACACGTACTGTCCGCACTGCAACGGCCACCACGAAGTGGAGGTCGAGAAGGTACGCAGCGGACGCAGCACCGGGATGAAGAAGGTCCAGCACCGACAGCGCCGACGCCAGACGTCGCACATCGGTAACGCCGGGAAGTTCTCGAAGGTGCCCGGCGGCGACAAGCCGACGAAGAAGACGAACCTCAAGTACCGCTGCTCGAACTGCGGGAAGGCGCACATGCGCAAGGGCTGGCGCGCCGGCCGACTGGAGTTCCAGGAGTAG
- a CDS encoding NAD(P)-dependent glycerol-1-phosphate dehydrogenase, which yields MFDKTTWIKLPRNVLVGHGVVDQLADAVAELPFSGSPLVVTSPTPKRLVGDRVCAQFDDPATVTVSEANFAAVERVIDAARETEAGFLVGLGGGKPVDIAKMASDHLGRGFVSVPTAASHDGIVSGRGSVPEGDTRHSVAADPPLAVVADTELLAEAPWELTTAGCADIISNYTAVQDWQLANRLKNVEYSEYAGALSQMTAEMLVDSADSIKPGLEESCWIVVKALVSSGVAMSIAGSSRPASGAEHLFSHQLDRIAPGKALHGHQVGVGSIMTAYLHSGPKGEWRNIRDALESIDAPTTAADLGVTADEVLEALTTAHEIRDRYTILGNGVDERAAEEVAAVTGVI from the coding sequence ATGTTCGACAAAACGACGTGGATTAAACTCCCGCGCAACGTCCTCGTCGGGCACGGCGTCGTCGACCAGTTGGCCGACGCGGTCGCGGAACTACCCTTTTCGGGCAGTCCGCTCGTCGTCACGAGTCCGACGCCGAAGCGACTCGTCGGCGACCGGGTCTGCGCGCAGTTCGACGACCCTGCGACAGTCACCGTCTCGGAGGCGAACTTCGCGGCCGTCGAGCGCGTCATCGACGCCGCTCGCGAGACGGAGGCGGGCTTCCTCGTCGGTCTCGGCGGGGGGAAACCCGTCGACATCGCCAAGATGGCCAGCGACCACCTCGGCCGAGGGTTCGTCTCGGTTCCGACGGCGGCGAGCCACGACGGCATCGTCTCCGGTCGGGGGTCGGTCCCCGAGGGCGACACCCGCCACAGCGTCGCCGCCGACCCGCCGCTGGCCGTCGTCGCCGACACGGAACTGTTAGCAGAGGCTCCGTGGGAACTGACCACCGCGGGCTGTGCGGACATCATCTCGAACTACACCGCGGTGCAGGACTGGCAGCTCGCAAATCGTTTGAAGAACGTCGAGTACTCCGAGTACGCCGGGGCGCTCTCGCAGATGACCGCCGAGATGCTCGTCGACAGCGCCGACTCCATCAAACCAGGACTGGAGGAGTCCTGCTGGATCGTCGTGAAGGCGCTCGTCTCTTCGGGCGTCGCGATGTCCATCGCCGGGTCGTCGCGGCCCGCCTCGGGCGCGGAACACTTGTTCTCGCATCAGCTCGACCGTATCGCGCCCGGCAAGGCGCTCCACGGTCACCAGGTCGGCGTCGGCTCGATCATGACCGCATACCTCCACAGCGGGCCGAAAGGGGAGTGGCGCAACATCCGCGACGCGCTGGAGAGCATCGACGCGCCGACGACGGCGGCGGACCTCGGAGTCACCGCCGACGAGGTGCTCGAAGCGTTGACGACTGCCCACGAGATTCGCGACCGGTACACCATCCTTGGCAACGGTGTGGACGAGAGAGCCGCCGAGGAAGTCGCCGCCGTCACCGGCGTCATCTGA
- a CDS encoding translation initiation factor IF-2 subunit alpha, which translates to MKFRGWPDNGELVVGKVDEIANFGVFVDLEEYEDRRGLVHISEVASGWIKNVRDHVREGQTVVAKVLDVNQSSQQIDLSLKDVNEHQRKEKIQEWKNEQKADKWMALAFGDDVDDEQYETVANVLYSEFGSLYDGFEQAAIHGTEALEDVDLSGEEKTAVVETARENVSVPYVNVTGYVDLRCPTGDGVDDIKEALRAAEGDGERGDEIELSVSYVGSPEYRIKVRAPDYKTAESELEASAERARNSIETAGGTAVYHRERDEETE; encoded by the coding sequence ATGAAATTTCGCGGCTGGCCAGACAACGGCGAACTCGTCGTCGGCAAGGTGGACGAAATCGCCAACTTTGGCGTGTTCGTCGACCTCGAAGAGTACGAGGATAGACGCGGTCTCGTCCACATAAGCGAGGTCGCCAGCGGGTGGATCAAGAACGTCCGCGACCACGTCCGGGAGGGACAGACGGTCGTCGCGAAGGTACTCGACGTCAACCAGTCCTCCCAGCAGATCGACCTCTCGCTGAAGGACGTCAACGAGCACCAGCGCAAAGAGAAGATACAGGAGTGGAAGAACGAGCAGAAGGCCGACAAGTGGATGGCGCTGGCCTTCGGCGACGACGTCGACGACGAGCAGTACGAGACTGTCGCGAACGTCCTGTACAGCGAGTTCGGGAGCCTCTACGACGGCTTCGAACAGGCGGCCATTCACGGGACCGAAGCGCTCGAAGACGTCGACCTCTCCGGCGAGGAGAAGACGGCCGTCGTCGAAACGGCCCGCGAGAACGTCTCGGTCCCCTACGTCAACGTCACCGGCTACGTCGACCTCCGCTGTCCGACCGGCGACGGTGTCGACGACATCAAGGAGGCGCTGCGCGCCGCCGAGGGCGACGGCGAGCGCGGCGACGAAATCGAACTGTCGGTCTCCTACGTCGGGTCGCCGGAGTACCGCATCAAGGTGCGCGCACCCGACTACAAGACCGCCGAATCCGAACTGGAGGCGAGCGCCGAGCGCGCTCGAAACTCCATCGAAACCGCCGGTGGTACCGCGGTGTACCACCGCGAACGCGACGAAGAAACCGAATGA
- a CDS encoding LysE family translocator, with the protein MFGLALAAPPGPMNAVIAEESVVYGWSSGFRAGLGAFTADFVFFVLALVGVVAFVERFPTVRAVMVGIGGVLMLYFAVGAVRSASESFRDGSLADDSAGFRKAFALALTNPYQILFWLTIGVGLLEPGTVDVLSQTPYVGDELVGRLVVETGSPALLIGFFGGILLWVSGFPAALVTAERRVESLAPVVAGASGLVLGGFGVAFLYDAATQLL; encoded by the coding sequence ATCTTCGGACTGGCGCTGGCTGCGCCGCCAGGACCGATGAACGCCGTTATCGCCGAGGAGAGTGTCGTCTACGGGTGGTCCTCGGGATTTCGAGCAGGACTCGGCGCGTTCACCGCCGACTTCGTCTTCTTCGTCCTCGCGCTGGTCGGCGTCGTCGCGTTCGTCGAGCGGTTCCCGACGGTTCGCGCGGTGATGGTCGGTATCGGCGGCGTGCTAATGCTCTACTTCGCCGTCGGAGCGGTTCGCTCCGCCTCGGAGTCGTTCCGCGACGGGTCGCTCGCAGACGACAGCGCGGGCTTCCGAAAGGCGTTCGCGCTCGCGCTGACGAATCCGTACCAGATACTGTTCTGGCTCACCATCGGCGTCGGACTGCTCGAACCTGGCACCGTCGACGTGCTCTCGCAGACGCCGTACGTGGGCGACGAACTCGTCGGGCGACTCGTCGTCGAGACGGGGAGTCCGGCGCTGCTAATCGGCTTCTTCGGCGGCATCTTGCTCTGGGTTTCCGGTTTTCCGGCGGCGCTCGTCACCGCCGAACGCCGTGTCGAGTCGCTCGCGCCCGTCGTCGCCGGTGCCAGCGGCCTCGTCCTCGGCGGCTTCGGCGTCGCGTTTCTGTACGACGCGGCGACGCAGTTGCTCTGA
- a CDS encoding HAH_0734 family protein: protein MQQLIVHGDPGIRKDAIINYDGKEQICFSIQRQGDWHGPDEVQLWCTIGTKEEREDYEKREYVPHWLKVDSIDAEALDVVKARNKLSV, encoded by the coding sequence ATGCAACAGCTCATCGTCCACGGAGACCCCGGCATCCGCAAGGACGCCATCATCAACTACGACGGAAAGGAGCAGATCTGCTTCTCCATCCAGCGACAGGGTGACTGGCATGGTCCCGACGAGGTGCAGTTGTGGTGCACCATCGGCACCAAGGAGGAGCGCGAGGACTACGAGAAACGCGAGTACGTCCCCCACTGGCTCAAAGTCGACTCCATCGACGCGGAGGCGCTCGACGTCGTGAAGGCGCGCAATAAACTCTCGGTCTGA
- a CDS encoding DUF420 domain-containing protein codes for MATASAGGVVKEHPAAITVVLSVVGYALVVGTFLGFVPSRVFPELTLQQVNRLADAIALVNTVNTGVLVAGWYWIRNDEVRKHATAMVTSFVLILLFLVLYLTKIGGGGTKEFVGPQLVYYAYLAMLAIHIVLSIVSVPVVLYALVLGLTHTPAELRTQTPHRRIGRIAAGSWILSLSLGVVTYLLLNHVYDWEFVAASIAVPLW; via the coding sequence ATGGCAACAGCCAGCGCCGGCGGGGTCGTGAAGGAACACCCCGCGGCCATCACTGTGGTTCTCAGCGTCGTCGGCTACGCTCTCGTCGTCGGGACGTTTCTCGGGTTCGTCCCGTCGAGGGTGTTTCCCGAACTCACGCTGCAGCAAGTGAACCGCCTCGCCGACGCCATCGCGCTCGTCAACACCGTCAACACGGGCGTCCTCGTCGCCGGGTGGTACTGGATTCGTAACGACGAGGTGAGAAAGCACGCGACGGCGATGGTCACCTCGTTTGTGCTCATCCTCCTGTTTCTCGTCCTCTACCTGACGAAGATCGGCGGCGGCGGCACCAAGGAGTTCGTCGGCCCGCAACTGGTGTACTACGCGTACCTCGCGATGCTGGCGATTCACATCGTGCTCTCTATCGTCTCGGTGCCGGTCGTGCTGTACGCGCTGGTACTGGGGCTCACCCACACGCCCGCTGAACTCCGGACGCAGACGCCGCACAGACGCATCGGTCGCATTGCCGCCGGGTCGTGGATTCTCTCGCTGTCGCTCGGCGTCGTCACGTACCTGCTGTTAAACCACGTCTACGACTGGGAGTTCGTCGCCGCATCGATCGCCGTTCCGCTGTGGTAA
- a CDS encoding RNA-protein complex protein Nop10: MKSDIRVCSAWRERHSRPVYTLSEECPDCGATAENSAPAPFNPEDPHGEYRRALKRRNQQ; encoded by the coding sequence ATGAAGTCCGACATCCGGGTCTGTTCGGCGTGGCGCGAGCGCCACTCCCGCCCGGTGTACACCCTCTCCGAGGAGTGTCCCGACTGCGGAGCGACCGCCGAGAACAGCGCCCCCGCGCCGTTCAACCCCGAGGACCCCCACGGCGAGTACCGACGCGCTCTTAAGCGGCGAAATCAGCAATAA
- a CDS encoding metal-dependent transcriptional regulator, which yields MLSDVMEDYLKAIYTLQTEHGPPVSTSAIAEHLDKTAPTVTSMLGKLEERGLVDREKYKGVELTDEGQTVALEVLRHHRLLEAYLTEHLDYSWSEVHDEADALEHHISEAFEQRVAEALGNPEFDPHGDPIPNVDLDPVEDQTTRLSEHDEGDRVVVARVSDRDEDELEYLAEAGLVPGVEVEIVDIAPFGMVTVRVDDHEQSLPESVARSIRVEPVGEPESAPAGVGGA from the coding sequence ATGTTGAGCGACGTGATGGAGGATTACTTGAAGGCTATCTACACCCTCCAGACCGAACATGGGCCGCCGGTTTCGACCTCCGCCATCGCCGAGCATCTTGACAAGACCGCGCCGACGGTGACGAGCATGCTCGGCAAACTCGAAGAGCGAGGGTTGGTCGACCGCGAGAAGTACAAGGGCGTCGAGCTGACCGACGAGGGCCAGACAGTGGCACTGGAGGTTCTTAGACACCACCGACTGCTGGAGGCGTACCTGACCGAGCACCTCGACTACTCGTGGAGCGAGGTCCACGACGAGGCCGATGCGCTCGAACACCACATCAGCGAAGCGTTCGAGCAGCGCGTCGCCGAGGCGCTCGGCAACCCGGAGTTTGACCCCCACGGCGATCCGATTCCGAACGTCGACCTCGACCCGGTCGAAGACCAGACGACCCGCCTGAGCGAACACGACGAGGGTGACCGCGTCGTCGTCGCCCGCGTCTCCGACCGTGACGAAGACGAACTGGAGTATCTCGCCGAGGCCGGTCTCGTCCCCGGTGTGGAGGTCGAGATCGTCGATATCGCACCGTTCGGAATGGTCACCGTCCGCGTCGACGACCACGAGCAGAGCCTCCCCGAGTCGGTTGCCCGCTCGATCCGCGTCGAACCGGTCGGTGAACCCGAGTCCGCCCCCGCAGGGGTGGGTGGTGCGTGA